The genomic segment TCTGCCTTACAGAACCCGGCAGGTACAGATCCTGACAACTCCTTCATGACCGGGTCCAGAGTTTCctctgaagctttttttttttttttttgtatacttATAAACATGACGAGCCggctgcactgaaccccattgaaaacctcctggttattccaacaaatattgatttctgaactcttcctgagtgaaaacatgacttaaatatgaacttgtttcctttgcattatttgagatttgaaagcgctgcatcttttttgttgttttgaccatttttcattttatgcaaataaatgaaacattttagctttgaaatttcagagacatgttgtcagtagttcatacaataaaagaacaatgttcgtTTTACTCTAACATGTACCtagaaaaagtcaaatcagaCAAACTGGTAATTCTAAGTATCGGCTGATAACCGACCAACCAAAACTAAGGAATTGGGCACCAATAAATCAGCTGGTTGATAAATCTGTTCAACTCCTAATGTCTACAAAAGTCTTTGACTTTAAGGTGACCAGTCAGAtgattttagcaacaaaaaaaaaaaacaacttccaaaTATTCAGacttgagcattttttttttttttattggtcttctTAGGACAGCAGCTTCACACTGCCAACCagcttcatgtttgttttctcttcccTTCAGTGGAAGCGACGCGGCTTCCATTCAGACTCGGGCGACTCTGTCTGAAGACGGAAAACATTACCTGATCAACGGTTCCAAGGTGACGCatattaattttacaaaaaaaaaaaaaaacctctcccAGCATGTCCCCTATTTATGTGGAGCGACTCTCGAGCTCCTCGTTCGTTctcttgttttcagttttggatTTCAAACGGAGGCTTCGCAGACGTCATGACGGTGTTTGCTCGAACCGAAGTGGAAGTAGACGGTGCGAAGAAAGACAAGATTACTGCCTTCATCGTGGAGAAGGCTTTTGGGGGCATCAGCAGCGGCAAACCTGAAGACAAACTTGGCATCAGGGGTTCCTACAGTAAGCCGTTCATTCATACCAGGCAACGGGTTATGTGGCGTTTAGGCCGTATTACCTCTGctatgcaaaagtattcatacccacGGAAAAGTTGTACATCTTGACGCGCTACATCCACAAACATCATGGTTGTACCTTGATGTAATCCAACCCTTCCTTTTGGAAGGTAAAGAATTTGAAAAGAGATTTTGCTCAAAGTAAGCAGAGGTTGTGCACCCAGTCAAACTGAGTTCGACTGATTTTCACTGAAGAATGAGCAAAACTTGTCTGTAGATGCTTAAAGCTGAAACACACTTCAAGGTATTTTACTTCCATGCATGCTGCTATGCTttcatataaacatattttatttgctaaaaaaaagtcaaaccacgtattggtttctttttgtcttcacAATGCTTCGGATTTTTCTGCTGCCACTTCAGAGAAAACGACGGGATCCGTCTCCTGGAGTCTCGTTTGTAAAAGCTCACATTTGCACAAAATGGGTCCTGAAACGTGTGTGTGCGCCGCTTTCCACGCAGAAGAACGCtattcataaaaaacaaacttgacgCGAAACTAATATTAccataaatattatttatgtttgcatCAGAAATATATGGCTTCCTGTGGGTGTGTTGAGTGCAGAACCTGAGGCGGAACCTTGTGCGAAAACGTTTAGGTTACAGCTGTGGTTTATCAGGAAAATTGCctgctggtgtgtgtttgtacgGTTTTGTAAATccgattttgtgtgtgtgtgtgtgcacgtcgTTTCTACCTTTTGGCCAAACATACACTTTTAATATGAGTCCTGCAGTTCTCTATTAATGAGGACCCTGATACTAAGCGATTATAGCAtcattgttctttgttttgaagCGTGTGAAGTGTCTTTTGACAACGTTCCTGTTCCTGTGGAAAACGTGATTGGAGAAGTAGGAGGCGGATTCAAGGtaaactctgctctgttttcagGCTAACTTGTATTCatatgttgttggtttttttttttcagttttaatgaagTTCTGTCTTTGTTCAACAGGTCGCCATGAACATCTTGAACTCTGGGAGGTTCAGTATGGGGAGTTCTTGTGCTGGAATGATCAAAAAGCTGAtgggtaaaaaatatatatatatatatgtgtatatatactCCCAGAAACAGAAGTggtgaatgttttatttttttctttagtgttgACCTCAGAGTACGCCATCAGCAGGAAGCAGTTTAACAGAAGCCTAAGTGAATTTGGGATGATCCAGGTAGGGCGCATGCAGGTTTCCCTTCACTACTCCTGGTGCAGAGTACTacagtaactagttacatttacttgtgtaaggttgttttttaaatgtacttttaggagtatttttactgtactttttacttgacttttacttgagtaattttactatgaagtatttctacccTTACTCGAGTAACATTTCTGGAATCTCTACACACTGAATGAAGAGCAAACGTGTTTTAACCCAAAATTGAccaaataaagacacacacctgttgtttttgtaaattttcataatttagttttttgttattgtcgttttggtccttaaaattccaaaatttccactgaaattcatattttggtccatctgatgatataaatttaaaatattaaatgattgataatttcaGGGACTATCACATCCTAAACCAAGGTTACTCAGTGCTTTATGCgatatacatttttactcttatttgagtcACTTCTTGGCTGGGTGCTTTCTACTTTtgctggagtaaaaaaaaaacaatacgtTGAAGTAGTGGTACTTTTAATCGAGTACAATCTTTGGCTACTCTGCTCGCCTCTGCGTAACGCCATGCTTCAACTCGTTTGTTTTTGCAGGAGAAGTTTGCGCTGATGGCCATCAACGCCTTTGTGATGGAGAGCATGGCGTACCTGACTGCGGGGATGATGGATCGACCAGGAGTCCCAGATTGTTCGTTAGAGGCCGCCATGGTTAAGGTTGGACAGCCAGACGTCGTTCATGTCAAACCCAATAATAACCAAACACGCCGGTCACAGTGTGAACATTGCGCGCAGGTCTTCAGCTCAGAGGGAGGCTGGATTTGTTGCAGTGAGGCTCTGCAGGTCCTCGGAGGTCTGGGCTACACCAAGAACTACCCGTTTGAGCGCTACGTCAGGGACTGTCGCATCCTGCCCATCTTTGAGGTGTGTTGGCCAACAGGATggtgatttcttttcttcttcttcttttttttttttaaataactgacgGACAACTAGCTAACCTCTTgcccaaaatgaaaagattGTCCTTCTTGACTTTATAATATTTGGTTTAGATGAACAAAATGTTCGTCACGCGGCTACATTGATGAGTAGCGAATCCGGCAGTTTGGATGAAGTACGTCAGGCCTTTAGTCCACAGTTAGCCACCAGGACTAGAAGAGAGACAAAGTAGTGCCAAGCGTATTATCCATAGGAGGACAACATGTTATTGCTGTACgtgaccagcaggtggcaggTGACTTTGTAACATGAAGCTCTAACGTTTCTTTCTTCACCAAATTTGAATCACATTTTcgaaatgtgaacaaaaaatgAGTGccagaaaaatctgaatctttTCTCTGCCACAGTGAACAAGTTCCCACACGCTGCTGTTTTTCTAGTTGCGagtgtttttagcagtaaacaACGTCAGAACAGCAAGCCTGCCGTTTGTGTCCAGGGGACCAACGAGATCCTGAGGATGTACGTGGCGCTGACCGGGATGCAGTACGCCGGCAACATGCTCACGGGAAAAATCAAGTACGTATGAAACGCCACAGCGTGggtcaaaattattcacacccctCCTATGattaaagtcatatttattttccatgttgGTGGAGTTTTCCACTTGTTATTGACGGgaatatcattttttttaacatgccaTTTTGTCTTAAtatgtaattaaaacatttttaaatgacgCTGAAAAGAGACAAATCTCTCTGAACAGAAATctgttaataaatatatttatttatgttattaacttattttgaacagacaaaaagtaaaaaccaggaaaaataaaaattaaaacaaatgatcaTGCCTAATTCACATCCAGTTTTATATATATCTCATTTCTTGTCACAAACAAGATtttggttgaataaaaatacattttcatccaCCTCTGCCAGTGATATTGTTCATTTTGGGTCGACTTGTAAAGTAAGGATGCTTAATTTGTTTAAACGacatattaaaatcataaaaaaaaacatcggCTTCGATTCTCCTTGTGTTTCTAATTACTAAATGAACTCGTACATCAGAGGAAATAGTTGAGTTTTGGTGGTTTGTTGTTTACCGTCTCTGAAAACGTTTTCGCAGCTGCCGCACAATTTCACGGCAAGTAAAAAGTTTGCATATATTTGTGCAAACTCTCACGCCCATAGTTATTCACACACATGCTgatttgtgtgtaaaatataGCGTCACACGTTTGTTTAAGCACGATTTCTACATGAGGCCGAACTGGTCATTGTTCAGTCGAAACCCGTTTTCTCTCGACCCTTCTCGCCGCTCTGCTGTTGTCGGTTTGTTTCTCAGACAAGCCGACCTTTGAAAGCAACGAAAGGAGTTAAGCATGCAAGTCGGTGAGTACTTTTTTCTAGGCGCTGTGTCTTAGAGGCGTTGTTTTTGTCTCGTCTTCCCCCTCTCAGGGAGATGAAGAAAGGAAATGTGTTCATGGCCATGAGCATGGCTGGGAAGAAGCTGAGGACGTCACTGGGAGGATCGGTGGACCTCGGCCTGGCAGGGAAGGACGGGGTGGTTCATCCCAGCCTGGAGGTGAGGAGCTGCTTCCACCTCAGCAGgatctcttttcttttcttttctcgtCTTCGTCCAGGTGGTTTTCCGGCACCTCtgtgacttcctgtttctgtctcaAAGGAAAGCGCTAAGAAACTGGAGCAGAATGTGAGCCTGTTCGGGACGACGGTGGAGAGCCTTCTGTACAGATACGGAAAGGTATTTTGATTTTCTAATTTCTTGAAATGGATGAACAGACGGACGCTTGGTATTTGGTCCTGTTGTTCCCTTAGAGAAAATCCAACCAGTCTTTTGTAACAGACACATATAACTGAGCCGTGCAGGGTGGCAGCATGTTGCAGGAGCTCTGTATTTTCTTTGGGGTTTTATCTTATGTTATTCAAAAAAtagctttgcttttgtttcttcttgttttggatTCTGCGCAGTCGCACTGATTTCTGgcaatatttttctgtttaattaatttccctttgggatcagtaaagtatttttgaattccGAATATCAATAAGTAAGTGCTCAAATTTGGTAAACAGAGTATTTTTGGGATACAGAACCCAGTATGAGAAGATTGCGGGTCTAACGCGACGTCCGTAGAATCGAggttgttttatctttttaccaAACTGTTTTATCTCtacaaaactttttaatttctctGTGTCCCTctttctaatgaacattttgcGCATGGCACTGTTATGTTTGGATTACACATTTGTGTTACAGTAATGACATCACTAAAGCCCCGCCCACTCAGAGAAGAAGCTAAAAAGTGTTAGCTCATTGCTCCAGCTTCTCCCTGTGAATGACAGAAGATTGAAACCGGATCCGCTGCCCATTCACAGCCACACAAGACGTGTCTGAAAACCTACAGGAAGTCCTCGccacaaaacaggaagtgactaaAAAGTCCTTTGTCTGCTCAGGCCGATTGTAAtcatactgtttgtttttagggGGGGGGTTTCTCCCGTCAAATGAATTTGCTTTTTGGAGAcctaaacatttacaaaaactcACCAAGCATTTGTGCATAGCAGaatgataaattacaaatattcaTCATTTGCACACAGTtggctctaaatcacacatgCGTCATCCGTTTTACATCAAACTGGatacaaataacatttcctAAGAAGCCAATTGGATAATAATGGAATGTGACTCCAGTGCGCCCCCTGGATTATTCCTGCAATTCCATCTCCCCGACACATCGTCCAGTCTGCACccggttgttttttttttttttgctccctcTGTACTCGTTAGTTTTAAAGAGTCGAGGCTTCATATCGTTCCGTTTCTTCTAAACCCGATTTCAGAGCATCGTGGACGAACAGCTCGTCCTGAAGAGGGTGGCGGACGTCCTGATCAACCTCTACGCCATGACGGCCGTCCTGTCCAGAGCCAGCCGCTCCATCAGCATCGGCCTCAGGAATCACGACCACGAGGTGTGTGTCGGCCTAGAGCCGTTACAGCGGGGCTCCGCGCAGACCGTATGAGCAGTTAACGTCTTACCGTCCAATCTGatggctttctttttaaaaaacaaaacaatcccaGCTACTCTCATCCCCCAGAAAAAAAGTCCACCTTTAATTTAAGTCCATTTGTTCTGCAGGAAAATTTCATTTGCCAAAAGAATCAAAAATTGATTCTCATGATTCTCATTGAAAACTAAGATCTGACCTGCTGCATTTCCAGCAGAGAAGAGTTCATTTGTCCTCCTTCCAAAGTTGGATTTGTCTCGTTCAGTGGGAAATTTTCCCACTGCGGTATAACGTATCGAAAGTGTTTCCCACATTTTACTCCGTTCTGGAGAGATTTGAAAATGGCTGCCCAGTCGCCTCCCATCCAGTCTGATGCAGCTGGAGAAGAACCGCCAACAGATGCGTGTGCTGAGCTTGTGGCGTCGCATTCAGGAAGACTTGAGGCTTTAATTGGATGGACAGAGTGTGAAGCAAAGTCTGTGAATTCTTGTGTaaacatattattatttatttatttcaattttaataaGTTTGCAAAACACTGACAAACCTCCTGGATGCACTGCAGAGCTGAttggtgctttttaaaaaatgatttctttcgTTTTATTTCTCTAAATCCTGCTGCGATGCCGTCGCTCCTTCCAGGTGCTGCTCGCCAACACATTCTGCAACGATGCCTTCTTCAAGAATAATTACTCGATGGTTCAGCTGCAGAAACGTAAGTAGAAGCTGCTGTGCAGTGGTACAGTGACGGAACGTTTGGCTCTCGTATGTTTTTTGCTCAACTTTGcaaatctgaatgttttgttaCGTTAATAAATTCTTGTCcatttagtgatttttttttttctttttttctggaaagTCTGATAGACACATAATATTAGGAAGGTCTTCTGTTTGGGTGGGGGGGGAAAGCAggcatttttacttttgtgtaatattttattcaaactttactttttttattcaacacaaaaacaattcatTCCTGTGTCTGGTGTGGAACGGAGCGCAGGTTCTTGCTGCAGATCAACATCGAAACCCTGAGACAGTTGATCCTACCCAGCCAGTGCTGAGCAGGAAAttgtgagattttattttacgtTCAGCTTCCCGAATCGATAGAACTCGTTGTTTTAGTGTAATCATTTAATTCTAGTTCGACTGTATTTACTGGCTCAGGACAGACGGGGAAACGAGCCGCAGAGCGTTGCCGCCGTAAAAGTCTCCAATAACTCCAAAAAGGAATCCTAGGTGTCTGAAAAAATGGATGACATCAGAGTGCTTCTTTCAGAACCACAGCATCAGCCTTCAGATTGATGGAGGACGTCCgaatccaaaacaaaatattcatatagCACCAATTCGCATCAAATAAGTCATTACAGTTcagtcacacacacagattCCCAGCGATGCTGGTTGTCGATTTAGTTCAGTTcgttatttaaatgaaaatattgccTATCTAAAGAAACAGCAGGTTGCATTGACTCgtttgacttgcagcattcacttcTCCAAATAtgtattatgaaaaaaaaaatagaccgATTTTAGAGTTTAGATCGAAAATCTTTTCATCAATCTCAATCGTAAACTGAACTTCACTGCATTCCTTAATCTCTAGGATGTTTCCCAAAAAGCTTAGTTACAGTGCAaacagagggttttttttttctgaacttctTTCAACAAGGGCTTTCTGTTAGCCACAGGTTAGCTTTGTGCAGTGAGCTAATATTTGTCCTGGTAACTTGGCATGGCCCTCTTGGTTCCTTCCCCAGTTCTTTTCCTCAAAAACCACCATTCATTTCACTTTGCAGTGACGctctattttgtgtttcttttttttttacacaaacaaacgTGACAAAATGCTCAAAGGATAGAGATATTTATACAAGGCTTGTTAATCTGTGCCACTAGTCCAGACAGATGAGAATTAAACAAATGCGTTTCTCCTCCCCAGATTCTCCAGAAAACAACGACGCCAGCATCAAGAAGATCGCCCAGGCGGTTTTGGAGAACAGATCCTATATTTGCTCACACCCTCTTGAAAGAACATTCTGATTTCTCTCCTGCGACGTTAGATCCGCCTCTGTTTCTGTGGCCGGAGGAGAAACGTAGCATGGTTACTGTGTTTTATCAGCTGTGGCCGTCCAGCTAACTTGTGAGGTCGATGGAGAAAGCCGTCCTACCGGGAGAAAACTAGCCCAAGTGCTCTTTGACAAACcgtcagttgttaaaaaaaaatgttcaaaataagcCAGTTTCTTAACAGAAAGTCCAGATTTCTTGTAAATTGCCGTGTGTAACATGTTTTAGGAGACAGATCATATGTGCTTCTCCCAGTCGGACTTGTTCTCTGAGAAAGTTACGCTGGTGCTTTCCTCATCAGTCCGAGCTAAGGAGTCTGCTGCTTCAAGAATGATTTGTGATGCTTATTTACGGTTATGAGCGGTGAACTcgctttaatatttttgttgcagctgTCAGGGTTTGAATCTTTCACAATAAAACGAGTAACTTTAAACAGAAAGCTGTTTCCTGGGAACTGCGTTGTTTCTGCTGCGTGCTGGCGGCtcctttaacctttaaccttccACAGCTTCACCACTGGCTGAGGAAAAGCCGGTAACACAGGATGAAAACAACCTTTGATCTGAAATCTGACCTTTCTTTGGCACCCACAGGAAATGCTGTAACCCTGACACGTTGTAGTTTGAAAATACGCCGAAACGCCCCAACTCCACCAGTCATAAAAAGCACAGTCGTGACTGCAGAGCAGCGTCTTCCCTACCGTTATCCAGAGGGGGGCGCCCAAACGGACCAAGGAGACCGGCCGCCCTCGAAGAAGATCACCATATATATCAGTCGGTGTTCACAGtaaatgttattgattttttttcataggGTTAGGGGTCAAATCACATAGTGAGCGATTTATGTCCCTGTAGTAACTGACCTGTGCACAGAGGTCGGCACAGAACCCATAAATTGTACTCAAGTGAGAGAAGCACCACTTCAACAGATTTTTACTCAggtaaaagtcaaaaaattagGCGTCCAAGATATTActcaactaaaagtaaaaaagtatttggtaaaaagtctactgaagtactgagtaactgatcaaattatcaatcgtTTAGTATTCAAAAATTATatcatcagacggaccaaaatataaagataaGTGGAGAAAtaaggcaaaagaaaaaggttCCACACCTTGCAGGAGCTCATCCcaaattttcaaaaagtgtcAGCTATTATTAACCAAAGTTAACAACAGCTGGACATGGGTGAGCAGCAGTCTTACTGTAGCGGAGCGCGGCAGATGTCACGGTCAGACTGcgggatgcaaaaaaaaataaaaatgcacggAGCCGCGTGCAGAGTGGGGTGTAAATGACCCCGTCTCTTAAGACTGTGAGAGGATTAAACTGCCAATTTTTGCTGTAATGGCGGCAGCTTGATCTCCTGCAAGTATCAATcatgcaccaattgcagttttctggccgatcaccaatatttaaaaaaagcccGACTGATTTTGGCCCACACCAATTTGTTTCTGTACTAAATACAGCATAAACGCTGCTGCAAAGTCTTCCTACAGCAGTCTGACTATTGTGAAACGCAGCCCTCTCTGAGAGAGTTGTGGCGATAGAGAAGATCTGCTTCATGCTTAATTATGGACCGATTGTCAATCAcccaaaatgaaagaaaattggcCGATCAATTTGCTCATCCCTATAAAGATTACTACAGCTCATCCAAAAGGATCCTGTCAATCTTCATCAAACAGGCTGTACGTCAAACACTGTTCTGAGGTAAAAATGGtgaaagaagaggaagaactCCTGTTCACAGGTGGCGAGTTGGTCGTCTCCATGCAGTGCAACGCGACTTGCTTTTATAACCAAACGGCAGACAGATCCAGTGTCTGGACTGAGCTCTGGCTTTTCGGAGTGGTGACCTGGGAATCAAGATTGCACACATCGTTGGCTTCAAGCGTTTAGCTCTTCCTGTTTACAGAAGAGATCATCTCTAAAGATGAACACGGGGTAAAAGCTTGCAGGAGTAAAAGTACCAAATGGAACGAGGGAATTGCTCATTTCGATTGATTTCTTCTGCGAGAAAAGTTCTTTTCCAGTGTTGTGTGGGAATACTGGGCTGTTTTTGTGCAAACTGGCTGAAGTTCCACCATCTGGAGCTTCCATCAAAAACATGTCAATAAGGGCCGGCAGCTcccgcccacacacacccaatGGGAAAATATTCTTGGACAGATAGCTCTGAACTCAGTCTACTGCAAGGAGTTAGAACTTTGTCTTTTAGCTTTTAAAGATCATTTTATCCCATGTTTAAGAACCAGTTGAACCAAAAGAAAGCGAGGCCAGAGCAGAAGAACCACCACAGAGTTCTTGGTTCAGCTGTCTGAAATGAACTACAACAATCTGTTAATGTGGTAAAGgtacaggatttttttttaagggttttCTATCAGAACTCTGTCATGATGAATGCTTGGCTTTGATATTAAACACGTTGCTGTACCTGTGGGGATTTGATTATGAGACCTTAATAAGACACTTTACGAGCAACCCCCTTAATGAAAAGTCTAAATTAAGTTTTAGAGCTTTCTATCTGAAGCacatgtgcttcttttttttttattctgcccCCGCAGAGTAACGAGGGAATCTGAGATTGCAATAAAGTGCTTGTCATGTGTGTGAAACCTTATTGAAATGCCTTTCAGTATGTGGAGTGCTTCATCTAGcccaaataaaaatgaaaaccaaccAATTAGTcgcattaaattaaaaaaataataatctacaTGCTTTGAACtttcttttactattttgtCACCACAAACTGCAGAGTactttgttgggattttatgctaCGAATCGACTCAGAGCCGAGGATCCATGCTTTGTGGTTTTCACATTTCGTTTGtgtataaaatctgaaaagtgtggtgtgtgtttttattcaagcCACCTTTCTCTGCGGGCGCAACTGCAGGgcatattctgaaaaaaaaaaaaaaaagatagatagatagatagacaaatagataaataatataattaaaataattgtattattttactgaattattattaaattatttgtaattcattattattattatttacagttacttaattctaaatatataattaaattttattcattataaattattgttttttatatataaagagtatatatacgtatatatatactgtatatatatatatatatttctttttttcttcttcacaaacgTTGCTCAAGTAACTGTAATTGAATAGTTGAATGTATCTACCCAACTCTGGGTAGACGTCATCTGTTGAAGACTGCagctcatgtttttatttttacaatcattattgtgaataaaaaattaaatacattggTGACCGGTGTACATTGCGTCCGGAGTGGATTACATTCTGTCAAGCCTGCATTTGAAATCTATAAACCTTTGTTCGATTTGCTTCCaagcttttctcttttctttcttttttttttaactaaaggttgctctccttttttttcagtgtacttGTGGGTGTTGGGGGCAGAGCTTCAGTCAGATCTTGGCCTCCCTCGCAGAGCAGGGGGTCACGTTC from the Xiphophorus maculatus strain JP 163 A chromosome 20, X_maculatus-5.0-male, whole genome shotgun sequence genome contains:
- the acad9 gene encoding acyl-CoA dehydrogenase family member 9, mitochondrial, with translation MNVNGFLALSRAFPREKNRLVCHAWHLGKQTLRAQQRRTIRTHPRSLAYAKDLFLGQINKAEVFPYPEIGNDELEEVKQFVAPVEKFFNEEVDSAKIDREAKIPAETLNGLKELGLFGIMIPEEYGGLGLSNTMYARLNEIIALDGSIAVTLAAHQAIGLKGILIAGNEAQKKKYLPKLASGEHIAAFCLTEPGSGSDAASIQTRATLSEDGKHYLINGSKFWISNGGFADVMTVFARTEVEVDGAKKDKITAFIVEKAFGGISSGKPEDKLGIRGSYTCEVSFDNVPVPVENVIGEVGGGFKVAMNILNSGRFSMGSSCAGMIKKLMVLTSEYAISRKQFNRSLSEFGMIQEKFALMAINAFVMESMAYLTAGMMDRPGVPDCSLEAAMVKVFSSEGGWICCSEALQVLGGLGYTKNYPFERYVRDCRILPIFEGTNEILRMYVALTGMQYAGNMLTGKIKEMKKGNVFMAMSMAGKKLRTSLGGSVDLGLAGKDGVVHPSLEESAKKLEQNVSLFGTTVESLLYRYGKSIVDEQLVLKRVADVLINLYAMTAVLSRASRSISIGLRNHDHEVLLANTFCNDAFFKNNYSMVQLQKHSPENNDASIKKIAQAVLENRSYICSHPLERTF